Genomic DNA from Candidatus Sulfurimonas marisnigri:
TAATAGAACTCATTGGAGGACAATTTTCTTTACCACCAAGCAACTCTTTAACTGCTGCTGTTTCATTCTTATCATTAATTGGTGTGCTCGTTCCATGTGCATTAATATAGTCAAGTTTAGGCGAACCTGCCATTTTATATGCAGCTTTCATTGCACGAGCCGGACCATCAAGACTTGGTGTTGTAATATGGTTAGCATCTCCGCTCTCTCCAAAACCTATAATTTCTCCATATATATTTGCACCACGAGCCACTGCATCTTCATATACTTCTAAAATAAGGGCTGCCGCACCTTCGCCCATAACAAAACCATCACGGTTTGTGTCAAATGGACGAGAAGCACCCTTAGGATTGTCATTATTAGTAGAGAGTGCTTTCATAGCAGCAAAACCACCAACACCAGCACCCGTTACAGCACACTCTGCCGAAACAACTAACATTTTGTCAGCACCACCACACATAATAGTCTTAACTGCTTCGCTTATTGCATGTGTTCCTGCAGCACATGCAGTAACACTTGAAAGGTTTGGACCTTTTGTCCCATGTTCAATAGAAACGAAACCGCCAAGCATATTTACTAATGCTCCAGGAATAAAGAATGGAGAAATTCTACGAGGTCCTTTAGTTTCTATTATTATAGAGTTTTTCTCTATTGAAGGAAGCCCACCTATTCCTGAACCTGCACTTATGCCAAATCTTTCCATATCTGTATTTTCGTCAAGATTAGCATCAGCCATTGCTTCTTGCGCAGCCTTAAGACCAAGATGAATAAATCTATCCGCTTTTTTCACCTCTTTTGGTGCCATTACAGTTTCTGGATTGAAATCTTTAACTTCACCTGCAATTTTAACAGCATAATTTTCAGGGTCAAAAAGAGTAATAGTATCTATTCCGCATACACCTTTACAGATAGCTTTAAAAGAACTTTCTTTATCGTTTCCAACTGCATTTATCATGCCTAAACCTGTGACAACAACTCTTTTCATTTAATCTCTCCATGATAAATTATAAAATATTTTATAAAAATCAGTAATCAAACTGACCACTAAAAATATTTTACTACCGAGAAGCACTCGATAGTGTTATAGTAGTGTTATTTACTTTCTATATAAGTTACAACGTCTCTAACTGTTTGAATTTTTTCTGCTTCATCATCAGGTATTTCAATATCAAACTTTTCTTCAAGAGCCATAACTAATTCAACTACGTCAAGGCTATCAGCACCTAAATCTTCAACAAATTTTGCGTCTTCTTTTACTTCATCTGCATTAACGCCTAATTGTTCAACTACTACTTCTTTAATATCGTCTAAAAGTGCCATTCTAGCTCCTATGTTTTGTGTATAAATTCACGAAATTATATCATAGTTAGCTTAATTATTTTAAAATCTTTAGCAAATAAAAGCAATCAAGGCTTACGCCATATTTAAACCACCATTAACTTTTAGTGTCTCACCAGTTATATAACTAGAATGATCTGAGAGTAAAAAAGCTGTTGCTTCTGCTACCTCTATAGCATTTCCAAATCGTTTCATTGGGATATTTGCAGTAAAACCATTTTTAATTTCCTCACTAAGAGCATCTGTCATCTCTGTTGCTATAAAGCCTGGTGTTACAGTGTTATAGCGTATACCACTGGTAGCTGCTTCAATAGCAAAACTTTTTGTCATAGCTATTACTCCGCCTTTAGAAGCAGCGTAGTTTGTTTGACCACCATTCCCAGTTTCTCCAACTATTGAAGCAATATTTACAACCGAGCCAAATTTCTTTTTACGCATAACTTTCATAGACTCACGACAACCAATAAAACAAGATGTAAGGTTTGCATTTATTACACTCATAAAATCATCCGTTTTCATTCTAAGAGCTAGTTTGTCATTTGTTATTCCCGCATTGTTTACAAGGTAAGAGAGCTCTCCATCACTATCAATAATAGTTTTAATTGCATCAACAAATGCTACTTCGTCACTTACATCAAAACCAATCACTGCAGCATTTCCGCCAGCAGTTTCTATTGCATCTTTTACTTCGTCAGCTTCTGTCGCACCACTTCTGTAATTAATCCACACTTTAAGACCAAAACCTGCTAAAGTTTTTGCAATTTCTGCACCAATACCTCGACTTGAACCTGTAACTAAAACATTTTTTCCACTAAATTTCATTTTATAAACTTCTCCATTTTAAATTTAAAAAGCACCTGAGTGCGTGAGCTTTCTGCTGAAGAAAACTCAGTGTTAACGTAGCCAAAGGAATTATTTCCTTTGGCGCTAGCAATATATACTGCACTATATCAGCGAGTGATCCATATCTTTTGGGATTTCTATATCCATAAGTTTCAAAACTGTTGGTGCTATATTGTTTAAAGCACCTGTCTGAACTTTACTAACTCCCTCTGCTTGAACAAAACACCAAACTTTTCCAACTGTATGGTTTGTCAAAATATCTCCTGCTTCATCTCTCATCTCTTCGCAATTACCATGGTCGGATGTAATTACTAATGAATAATCACTCTCTTTTGCTTTTTTCATAATTTTACCAAGCTCTGTATCAACAGCAGTAACTGCAATTTTTGCTGCTTCAAAATCACCAGTATGTCCAACCATATCGCCATTTGCGAAGTTTACGACTACAAAATCATACCCATCATCCATGCCTTTTAAAACTGCACAACCAACTTCCTCTGCACTCATCTCAGGTTTTTCATTATAAGTCTTTACATCTGGAGATGGAATAAGCACTCTTGTCTCATTAGCATAAGGTTCATCAATTCCACCATTTAAGAAAAAAGTCACATGTGCATACTTTTCAGTTTCTGCTGTATGAAGCTGCCTTAATCCTTTAGATGAAATAACCTCTGCGAGTGTATTTTTTGGAGCATCTTTTTTAAATAATACTGGATATGTGAAACTTTTGTCATATTCTGTAATTGTTGCTAGGTTAACCTTCACATGTGTTCTTGTAAATCCGTCGAAGTTTTTATCACCAATAGCTGAGACAAGTTCTCTCATCCTGTCACTTCTAAAATTTATAGTTAAAACACTGTCCCCACCTTCAAACCCATCATAACCATCAAAGGCAACGGGAGCTACAAACTCGTCTGTATCTCCTAAAGCATATGAAGAGCCAATGTATCCAGCTGGCGTATAATCTGTCTTTGGAGTTGCATTTACAATTGCTTCATAACCTCTTTGAACTCTTTCCCAACGGTTATCTCTATCCATACTATAAAAGCGACCGGATATCGTAGCTATCTTAATGTTTTCATTGAGATGATTTTCAACTAGCTTTATATATTTTCCCGCAGAAGTTGGAGAAACATCTCTTCCATCAGTGATAAGATGTAAAAAAACCTCTTTACCCTCTTTTGAAGCCAAATCAGCTATTCCCATAAAATGTTCTATATGAGAGTGAACTCCGCCGTCACTCATAAGTCCAATAAGATGCAGTCTGCCAGAAGCTTTAAAAAGATTTTTTAGCTCGACATTGTCTTTTAAAGTATTTTCACTTAAGGCCAAAGAGATTTTAACCAAATCTTGATATAAAACTCTTCCACTACCAATGCTCATATGTCCAACTTCTGAATTTCCCATCTGTCCCTCAGGAAGCCCAACGCTGAGCCCAAATGTGTCAATAAGTGAATGAGGAGTTTCACTAAAGAGCTTATCATATGTTGGTTTTTTGGCATTGTAAAACGCATTATGTTCGGTTTTAGAACTAAACCCTATGCCATCTGTTATGACTAAAACAACTTTTTTATTCAAAATTTTTCCTTCAAAACAAAACTTTTATGCAATTATACTATAATGTCATTTTTATATTAATAAGGATATGTAACTTTGCTGTATTGGCTATCAGAAATACTAAATATTAACATACTTGGATACATTACAATAAGAGCTGGAATCTCTTTCTTCTTAGCTCTATTTTTTACAATGTTTTTAATGCCCCGCTTTATAAAATGGGCGCAAAGAACTTCAAGCGTTCAGCCTATCAACGATTGGGCACCGGATAGGCATAAAGAAAAAGCGAAGACCCCTACTATGGGTGGAGTTGTGTTTATTTTTGCTACAATTTTGGCATCTCTTATCACCATTAAGTTTTCAAATATTTATGCTATTGGCTCACTTTTAACTCTTGGATTATTTGCCATAATAGGTTTTCAAGATGATTATGCAAAAATTAAAAAAAATGAAAATTTAGCTGGTTTAAAAGCAAGAACAAAACTTATATTTCAAATTCTATCTGCACTTATTATTGCATCTTTTTTATGTATATTTGCAGACTTTAATACAGAGCTTTACATTCCATTTATTAAAAATCCTATCTTTGACATGGGCATATACGCAATAATTTTTTGGGCAATAGTTATGATTGCAACTTCAAATGCCGTTAATCTTACGGATGGACTTGACGGACTTGCAACTGTTCCCTCAATAGCAGCGCTTACATCTTTTGCTATTATCATATACATAACAGGTAATGCAAAGATAAGTTCATACCTTCTTATGCCTAATTTCAATGTTGGTGAAGTTGCTATTGTCGCGAGTGCTCTAATGGGTGCACTTACTGGTTTTCTATGGTACAACTGCCACCCTGCTGAAGTTTTTATGGGAGACAGTGGTTCTCTTACCATTGGAGCTTTTTTAGGATATCTTGCAATAATTTCCAAAAGTGAAATTCTTCTCCTTCTGATTGGTTCGATATTTGTTATAGAGACTCTCTCTGTTATTCTTCAAGTTGGAAGTTATAAACTTAGAAAAAAAAGAGTCTTTTTGATGGCACCAATTCATCACCATTTTGAGATGAAACAGTGGTCAGAAAACAAAATTATTGTTAGGTTCTGGATAATTGCAATTTTATCTAATATGATTGCATTAATATCACTAAAGATACGCTAATGCAAAGAGTGTCTCTTTTTGGTTATGCACATACAACAAAAGCGCTAACAAAACTTTTCCCAAATGCAGTTTTTTATGATGACAAGGTGTCAAAACCATTCACGGACGAAAATGGTTTCAGAGTTAAACCATCATCAGAATTTAATCCAAAATACTCTGATTTAGAGATTCCTTCTCCTGGAATTCCACCGTCAAATCCACTTATTGCTAAAGCTAAAAATCTTATAAGTGAGTATGACTGCTTTGCCAAAAACTCTCCACTTACTGTTTGGATAAGTGGAACAAATGGAAAAACAACCACAACTCAAATGATGCAACATTTGCTAGAAGACAGAGGCTCTCAAGCAGGTGGAAACATAGGCACTCCATTGGCAAACTTAAGAAGTGATGCTGATATATGGATTTTAGAGACAAGTTCTTTTACTATGCACTACACAAATCAAGCTCTTCCAAATATTTATGTTTTACTTCCGATAAACCCAGACCATTTAAGCTGGCATGGTTCCATGGATGAATACGTAAAAGCAAAATTAAAACCTATAGAAAAAATGCAAGAGGGGGAAATAGCAATAATCCCACATGTTTATAAAGATATTGTAACTTCAGCACATGTTGTTACATACAAAAACGAACAAGATCTAGCATCATATTTTGATATAGAGAGTGAAAAAATAAACTTCAAAGGTGCATTTCTTGCGGATGCTCTTTTGGCAATGGCCGTTGATAAAATACTTTTTGATAGAGTTGATTATGAAAAGATAAACTTTTTTAAACTTGACCCTCACAGACAAGAGGAGTTGAGAGATAGCAAAAATCGCTTATGGGTAAACGATACCAAAGCAACAAACATTGATGCTACTATTGCTGCTTTAGAGAGATACAAAACTCTACATGTACATCTTATTTTGGGTGGGGATGACAAGGGTGTTGAATTAACTGAACTATTTGAATACTTAAAAAATTGTAGTGTTGAGATATACAATATTGGCACAAACAAAGAGAAACTTTCACAATTAGCAAAAGAGTACAATATTAAATTTAAATTGTGTAAAAACTTAGCAGAAGCTATAGATAAAATAGATGAAAATTTAAAAGAAAATGAGCTTGGTATGCTCTCCCCCGCCGCTTCTAGCCTTGATGAATTCAGCTCGTATGCCCAAAGAGGTGACGAATTTAAAGAAGCTGTTGGCACTATAAGCTAGTATTCAGTACACAATCGATATAATTTCGCTCTTTAAAAGATGGCCAATTAGCTCAGTCGGTAGAGCAAGTGACTGAAAATCACTGTGTCCTTGGTTCGATTCCGAGATTGGCCACCACCGTTTTTTTAAAGAACCTTTTTAACTTACAAATATTTACCGTGGCCAATTAGCTCAGTCGGTAGAGCAACTGACTGAAAATCAGTGTGTCCTTGGTTCGATTCCGAGATTGGCCACCACCCTATATTCAAAATCACTTTAACATTAATATATTGTAAACTTAATCTTTGATATAATTCTCAATGCTTATTGTATTGGGCATATTTGGGGCTGACCTGGTTTCGACGGGATCAAGTAGCTTTTAACTGCATGTCGGACTGAGCATTTCCGTTATACGGCTCAAAATTGCTTAAACGCAAACAATACAAATTACCGCCCAGCTTACGCAGTAGCATAAGTTTTACCCCCTCTTAGAGGACGGGCTGCTTCACCTATGGACTCTAGATAAATAGGATTCGAAGTATAACCCCTATGTAGATATACTATATGTCCGCCTCGTGCATATAATGAACCCTAGAGGATCGTCTTGTGTAGCTTTGCAAGTTGTGTGAAGCAAGATTAAACTTAAACGGCTTTTCTAAGCATGTAGACGTTAGGAGTAGCGTGGTTTCGGACTGGAGTTCGATTCTCCACAGCTCCACCAACTCATAATCTAAACCAATCCACAAAACCATAGTTAAATTATTTCCCCTGCTTTATGGTCTAGTTATATGACATTAACTAACATTTTATATGTCTTTTTTTATCAAGAATTCAGAGTCTTGATGAGTGGGAGAAGTTTTTATTTTATAAAAAGTTCGTTTTGAAAAATATCTTCTATGTATTCCACAGTTTGATATCCATAAATTTCATGAACTATTTCTGATTCTTTGTTACTATTTAGTTTAAGAATATATGTCATAGGATATATTATTATTTTATGCCCAAATTCTTTTCTTAATTGTGAAGATATCTCACTTCCTTTTTGAACTTTAAAAAATTTTATATCTGTTTTATATTTTTGTTTGATTATATAATCTAATTCACTTTTATATCTTACACACCAAGGACAGCCATTTTTTTCAAAAACTAAAAAAATTATATGATGTTCTTTTAGCTGTGACAATGATTTTAAACTTTCTAAAGCATTAGCTGATGCAGAAAAAAACAATAAGATTGTTACTAAAATTAATTTATACATTTATTTCCTTTAATTTTTTTATAAACGGCAAATCTACTCCTAGAAAATCATAATCAGGTAGTTCAGCAATATCAACCCATACAGCAGCTGTATGAACATTTAATTTTAGTATCTGACATTCATCTGTTTTATAAGCTGTATAAATATGTAAACAGAAGTCTGTGTCATTGACGTTAATCTCTTCAAACCCAAGACATTCATCTATACTTACATCAAGAGACAACTCCTCTTTAGTTTCACGAATGCCACACTCTTGCAATGTTTCATTACCTTCAAGTTTACCACCAGGAAACTCCCATCTATTTGGCATAACCTTACCTAATGGTCTCTTAGCTATCAAAACTTTTTTATCATTATTGATAATTACTACACTTACTGCAGTTATAATTTTTTTATTCATAAACTTTCATACTAACTAAAAATAATATTTACCTATTATATCAGAAGTTGAAAAAAATTGACAAAGCTCTGCTTGTTGTTATTGCTAGCTTAATTAGCGTATTATTTATATTTATAACCAGCAACTATATAGTTACAGTTATAGTTTTGTTATTTCACAGACATCGTCTCTCATGCTTTTTCTAATCTCTAAAAAATCTTCTAAATGATTAAAAAATAGTTCTACTAGTTTAGGATCAAAATGACTTCCACTCTCTTTCTTGAAGAAGCTTAAAATATCATCTAACTCCCAAGCATTTTTATAGACTCTATCGTGCCCTAAAGCATCAAATACATCTGCAATGGCGGTTATACGCCCATAAATATGAATCTCTTCACCTTTAAGAGCGTTTGGATACCCTGTTCCATTCCACTTCTCATGATGCGTGAGTGCAACTATAGAAGAAGCTTTTAGTATTGCTCTATGAGAGTATTTTAGCATTTCATGTCCTATTGTAACATGCGTTTTCATCACCTCAAACTCTTCATAGGTTAGTATTCCTGGTTTATTTAAAATGCTATCAGGGATACCAACTTTACCTATGTCATGCATAGGTGAAGCTTGCTTAAGTAGTGCCGCCTCTTCTTCACTCAATCCAATTAGTTTTGCTAAATGATAAGAGTACTCTGCAACTCTTTTAACATGCAGACCTGTCTCTCTAGATCTTGTCTCTCCTATGGCACCCATAGTGAGAACTACCTCTTTTTGCGTGTCAATTATCTCTTGATTGAGTTTAATTATCTCGGTTAAATCATGCATGACATGTATATGTTCGACAATGTTTTCGCTCAAACCAACAATAGGATAAATAAGATTATCAACCGTATATTCTTCTCCATCTTTTGTTATGTTTGTTAAAATCTCATGAACTATTTTATTATTACTAAGTTCATCCTTTAGTTGCTCGCATTTGTCTAATTTTCTATATTTTTCATGTCGTATTTCTTGACAATTTTTACCTACCACCTCATCATTGTCATAACCACTAAGCTCACAAAATTTTTCATTGACATAAGTAATAATATTTTTAGTATCTGTTTTCATAATAGCTGTAGTTGCATTTATAGCATCTTCATACTGCTGAGTGTAGTTTAGATTTTCATCAAGACTTTGATGTGTCGTATCAAGCTCGTTTTTTAAAATATTCTTATATTCTTCGAGCTCCGTCACATCATTTCTAATACCTATATACTCCCTAAAAGAGCCATCCTTATTATATATTGGGCTAATCTCCAAGATAACATAGTATGCTTTTGCATTTTTCTTTTTATTTTTAAGAAGTCCATTCCAGACTTTACCACTTTTGATAGTCTTCCACATATCTGCATAAACTTCCGCTGACATATCCTCATGTCTTATTATAGAGTGAGGCTTTCCTATAAGCTCTTCTTTTGTATACCCGGATATAAGTTCAAAGTTTTTATTTACCTCTTTTATGTTTCCATATTCATCAGAGGTAGAAAAGATTGATGCTTCTTCCACCGCATTTTTGAACTGTTCGAGATAGTAATTATTTTCATCCAACTGAACTCTAAGTTCCATAGGTTCAACTATTTTTCCTATACTCTCCATAAACTCTTTTAAGTTCAAAGGCTTTATCAAATAAGCATCGACGTGAAGATTTATAGCTTGCAAAAGATAGTCGGATTCATTAAATGCAGTAGTAACAACTATTGGTATATCTTTATTGTTTTGTCTGATAATATTTATCATCTCTATTCCATTCATTATGGGCATCTGTATATCTGTAATGATTATCTCGGGTTTATTCTGCTTAAAGAGATCTATACCTTCTTCACCGTTATACGCAATAAATAATTCCTTTACTTTTAAACTTAAGAAAAAAGCTATCTCTTCTGATATTTCTTTGTTATCTTCAACATACAAAACAGTGTATTTTTTCAAAATATCTAGATCAAATTTATTTTTCATATTATTTCTTTTCACAAGGGCTTAGTTTAATCTTGATTGTAAAACAAGCGCCGATATTATTATTTTTTACTTTTAGCTTGCCATGCATATTATTTTCTATAATTGTTTTAGACATATAAAGACCTATCCCTGTGCCCTTTCCTTCATCTTTTGTTGTAAAATAAGGATCAAAAACTTTTTCTATGATTTCATTTTTTATACCACCGGCATTGTCTTCAATAGAAAAATATGCAAACTCACCTTCTTTATATATAGAAACATTAATTAGTCTCTTCCCATCTTTTTTTTCCATAAGGGCATCTTTTGAGTTATTTAAAATGTTTAGGATTACTTGAGAAAATTCACTTTTAAAGCCATTTACACAAACGTTTGTATTAATACTTTCATTTATTTCTATCATGTTACTTACAATACTTGAGCCTAATATATCCATTGTTGACTCATAAGCTTTTGCGTAAGAGAAAACTTCAGTATCTTTGTTTGGTTTAAAGAAATTCCTGAAATCATCAATGGTCTGCGACATTGATTGGGTCAGATTATTTCCTTTTTCTACAACACGTTTAATGTATGCTTCATTGAGGCTATCGCTCTCATACGCAAACTCTATATTTTGCATCAATAAACTAAGAGCATTGAGTGGCTGTCTCCACTGGTGTGCAATATTTCCTATCATCTCACCCATAGATGCAAACCTTGATTGCTGGATAAGGATTTGCTCTTGTTCTGTTCTTTTAAAGACCTCTTCTTTTACCCTTTGGTCAAGTTGTTTATTTAAGAGATTAAGTTCTTCTGTTCTCTCAGCAACATGCTGTTCCAACTCATCGTTATAGCCTCTGAGTTGCTTATCTGAAGCTTTTAAAGCATCTACCATATAGTTAAAACTTGATGCCAACTCTCCAATCTCATCTTTTTGTAATATATCTACTTTATTAGTAAAATCTCCAGCGGCAATATTTCTTGCAGCACGATTTAGTATCAAAATTGGCTTTACTAGCCATACTGTAATCATGAAAGAAAAGAGTATGGAAACAAAAAGCATGCCTAATACTAATAATAAACTATCCCTATAAATACTCTGCATATTTTTATTGTATCGCTCCAAGGATAGTCCTACTGATATCCACCCCCATTTTATACCAGTGAACATGATAGGATAATTAAAGTGATATACCTTTTCATCGTATAACTCACTTGTTATTTTATTGCTTTTTACTTCATCAGCCTCTAAGTCGATAATAATCTTTGGTAGAGCATCAAGTATGAGCCATTTAGAAGAATCGCTGTATATACTTTGTCCACCTCTTTTTTTAAATATTATGTATTTTATTTCACTATTATCCTTAAGTACTTTTTGTACATGTTCCACAATAAAACTTTCATCATCTACTACCATGGCATCCGAAGTAACAAGAGATATGGATCTTACTACCGTATTAGCTTGGGAATACAAAACATTCATCAAGGCATTTTTCTGATTATTAATTATAGAGTAACTAAAGAGTATTACAACTACAATTACAATTGTTACAATCAAAATAAATGTCTTTGCAAATAGACTATTAATTGAAAACATTTACCCATTCCTCTTTAAATAATGTTTTTTTTAAATTCTGATTCAATTGTAATTTCATTGCGCTTAATGGCTGACGCCATTGATGTGCAATATAATAATTCAAAAAGATGAACAAGAATATCATACGTGCAAATGATTTCGAGTGCTCCTCGTTCTCACTATTGAATAAATTTTTTTCCAAATTCATTAAATTAATCCATCTTAACTTCATATTTTTGCTTGAGCACCATATACGCATCATAATATTCAAACAAAGGCTTTAAATCTCTTTGTGCCAATGGTAATATTTTTTTCATTTTAAAAAGGCTCATAATGTTTTGACCGCGTGCAGAACTGTTGTTCCTTGCCATGTTAAGACTAAATATATCAAGCATTTCCTCAGTAGTATTGTTATGAAAACCTCCCACAAGTGATAGAAAAATTTTCTCACTTTTGTGTAATACCTTTAGTTTTTTACTAATATCTGGGTTCATTTCAGACACAACAGCAAAAACATACGATGGCACAATACATGCATCTACCTTTGAAAAATATGTTTTTAATATAGAAGTAGAGAATTTTTCTGTTTTCTCCATATCTGAAAAATAGTTTTTTGCTGTGGTATGTGCTTCTTTTAGTATTTCAAAATCAACTACCATGCGACCCATATAATCATCACTACGGCTCATTATAATCTTGGCTTTTAAATCTTTTATTGTATTTATTTTTCCATCATCTCTAACCAGGATTATATATTCTTCAAATAATTCTGAACTTCTTTGTACCATCCAAAAATTTTTTGTATTATCATAAAATATATCTTTATGTTTTAAGAGAAAATAAGGGTTTACAGCCATGTAATTAAACTTGTTGTTTATATAGTCTTCGAGCATCTCATCCACATTTTCATAGTACGTTATATCTGCTTGAACTCCATCAAGAATTAAAAAATCTTTTATCCATAACGTAAACGCCAAACGGGCATCTTTATATTTTATATCATTAAGACCATCCACAAGATAGCCCATACTTCCTTTATAAACTGTCTTTTCACCATAGCATTGACCCATGCTTAAAAGAATTATAAAAAAAATTTGGAGTACCTTGTGCATCATGTTGCCTTATTTGTTTATAGAATCTTCTATGGCATTTCCAACAATCAAATCAGATTTGGCGCGAGCCAGTGCATAATCATTTTGACAACGGTAAAAATCAGCCTCTGTAAGTGCTTCAAATAGCTGAGACTCAATAACATCTTTTGTTTCAACCATATCTTCTTGGTAGGCTCTTGTATTTAAATCTCTGTTTTCTTTTGCTACTTCCACTGCATCTACTAAAACTTTATATTTATTATAGGTACTTTGCATCTCTAAGTAGGCTTGTTTGATTTGAAGAGCCAAGCCATCTTGTAAAAGTATCTCTTGTTCTTGCATTTTTAGTTTTTCTAGTCTGCTCTGTTGCACTTGGTTTGTTGTGCGCATACCGTTAAAGAGTGACCACTGCACACCTACTCCTATGCTCCAAGAGTTTTTGTTCGTATCATTAATGACACCATACTCGTAGTCATTATACATGTGTTGGGCACTTGCTACAAACGCAACCTGTGGGAGATAACCACTTTGTGCTTCGTCAATTTTTGCATCTTGAACTTTAATAGCTAGCTTTAAAGTTTTATAATCTGGATTAAACTCATACGCTTTTTGAACCATCATCTTCATAGACTTATCCATAACTGGTGCCGGGAGTTTGTCATCTGTTGCATCTATCTCTTTCTCCCATGAGTAGCCCATTGCATTTGCTAGAGCAGCCTTAGCCATAACCACTTTAGATTTAATGTCTTCATAAAAAACTTCTATCATATTTACACTCATCTTTGAACGTAAATAGTCTGTTTTTTTCACTTTCATTGAGCCGCCTTGATACAACTGTGAAGTTAAATCACGAGTAAAGCTCATTCTCTCTAAAGTATCTGAGGCTAGTTTTTCAACTCGCTTAGCTAAAACAACCCCGTAGTAGTACTTTTTTACATCATATATAACTTGGTTACGAGTACGCACTACTCCCTCTTGTGAAATTGCTTTGCCTATTTTTGCTTGCTCCGTAATAGCTGTGATTTTTCCACCCGTGTAAAGAGGCAACATAAAATCAATCTGGCTCATAACCGTGTCACGCCCCATCATCTGAACTTCCATGTCTATTGGAAGACTTCCTTGATCTGGTATAGCTGCTGCTGCAGCTGAGAATTGTGTGCCAGTAGTAGTAGCACTAGCAGCAATAGCATTTAAAGTTCCCTGAGTAGCAAGATCTAGTGTCCCAGAGTCAGCAGATACAGCTCCAGCGGTAGCACCTAAAGTCGTGTATGCTCCACCAAGACCACTATATAAGTTTTTTATTCCAGTATTGTCAACCGTTGCAAGCCCTCTCAT
This window encodes:
- the murD gene encoding UDP-N-acetylmuramoyl-L-alanine--D-glutamate ligase — translated: MQRVSLFGYAHTTKALTKLFPNAVFYDDKVSKPFTDENGFRVKPSSEFNPKYSDLEIPSPGIPPSNPLIAKAKNLISEYDCFAKNSPLTVWISGTNGKTTTTQMMQHLLEDRGSQAGGNIGTPLANLRSDADIWILETSSFTMHYTNQALPNIYVLLPINPDHLSWHGSMDEYVKAKLKPIEKMQEGEIAIIPHVYKDIVTSAHVVTYKNEQDLASYFDIESEKINFKGAFLADALLAMAVDKILFDRVDYEKINFFKLDPHRQEELRDSKNRLWVNDTKATNIDATIAALERYKTLHVHLILGGDDKGVELTELFEYLKNCSVEIYNIGTNKEKLSQLAKEYNIKFKLCKNLAEAIDKIDENLKENELGMLSPAASSLDEFSSYAQRGDEFKEAVGTIS
- a CDS encoding beta-ketoacyl-ACP synthase II, which produces MKRVVVTGLGMINAVGNDKESSFKAICKGVCGIDTITLFDPENYAVKIAGEVKDFNPETVMAPKEVKKADRFIHLGLKAAQEAMADANLDENTDMERFGISAGSGIGGLPSIEKNSIIIETKGPRRISPFFIPGALVNMLGGFVSIEHGTKGPNLSSVTACAAGTHAISEAVKTIMCGGADKMLVVSAECAVTGAGVGGFAAMKALSTNNDNPKGASRPFDTNRDGFVMGEGAAALILEVYEDAVARGANIYGEIIGFGESGDANHITTPSLDGPARAMKAAYKMAGSPKLDYINAHGTSTPINDKNETAAVKELLGGKENCPPMSSIKGQIGHCLGAAGGIEAVVCLMAMRDEIIPPTINYETPDENCDLDVVPNKSRKAVLNTVMSNSFGFGGTNGVLIFKKI
- the fabG gene encoding 3-oxoacyl-ACP reductase FabG; amino-acid sequence: MKFSGKNVLVTGSSRGIGAEIAKTLAGFGLKVWINYRSGATEADEVKDAIETAGGNAAVIGFDVSDEVAFVDAIKTIIDSDGELSYLVNNAGITNDKLALRMKTDDFMSVINANLTSCFIGCRESMKVMRKKKFGSVVNIASIVGETGNGGQTNYAASKGGVIAMTKSFAIEAATSGIRYNTVTPGFIATEMTDALSEEIKNGFTANIPMKRFGNAIEVAEATAFLLSDHSSYITGETLKVNGGLNMA
- the acpP gene encoding acyl carrier protein, whose product is MALLDDIKEVVVEQLGVNADEVKEDAKFVEDLGADSLDVVELVMALEEKFDIEIPDDEAEKIQTVRDVVTYIESK
- the mraY gene encoding phospho-N-acetylmuramoyl-pentapeptide-transferase, producing MLYWLSEILNINILGYITIRAGISFFLALFFTMFLMPRFIKWAQRTSSVQPINDWAPDRHKEKAKTPTMGGVVFIFATILASLITIKFSNIYAIGSLLTLGLFAIIGFQDDYAKIKKNENLAGLKARTKLIFQILSALIIASFLCIFADFNTELYIPFIKNPIFDMGIYAIIFWAIVMIATSNAVNLTDGLDGLATVPSIAALTSFAIIIYITGNAKISSYLLMPNFNVGEVAIVASALMGALTGFLWYNCHPAEVFMGDSGSLTIGAFLGYLAIISKSEILLLLIGSIFVIETLSVILQVGSYKLRKKRVFLMAPIHHHFEMKQWSENKIIVRFWIIAILSNMIALISLKIR
- the gpmI gene encoding 2,3-bisphosphoglycerate-independent phosphoglycerate mutase, with the translated sequence MNKKVVLVITDGIGFSSKTEHNAFYNAKKPTYDKLFSETPHSLIDTFGLSVGLPEGQMGNSEVGHMSIGSGRVLYQDLVKISLALSENTLKDNVELKNLFKASGRLHLIGLMSDGGVHSHIEHFMGIADLASKEGKEVFLHLITDGRDVSPTSAGKYIKLVENHLNENIKIATISGRFYSMDRDNRWERVQRGYEAIVNATPKTDYTPAGYIGSSYALGDTDEFVAPVAFDGYDGFEGGDSVLTINFRSDRMRELVSAIGDKNFDGFTRTHVKVNLATITEYDKSFTYPVLFKKDAPKNTLAEVISSKGLRQLHTAETEKYAHVTFFLNGGIDEPYANETRVLIPSPDVKTYNEKPEMSAEEVGCAVLKGMDDGYDFVVVNFANGDMVGHTGDFEAAKIAVTAVDTELGKIMKKAKESDYSLVITSDHGNCEEMRDEAGDILTNHTVGKVWCFVQAEGVSKVQTGALNNIAPTVLKLMDIEIPKDMDHSLI